In Vigna angularis cultivar LongXiaoDou No.4 chromosome 8, ASM1680809v1, whole genome shotgun sequence, one DNA window encodes the following:
- the LOC108319463 gene encoding vacuolar iron transporter homolog 2 yields the protein MSSNQTSLNQAKLPNNDLEQHATTLEIEAEDTFDYSKRSQWLRAAVLGANDGLVSTASLMMGIGAVKQDLKVMILSGFAGLVAGACSMAIGEFVSVYSQLDIEVAQMKREKERMSGSDREGVVEDTNEEEKEGLPNPLQAAAASALAFSVGAMVPLLAASFIREYKVRIGVVVAAVTVALVVFGWLGAVLGKAPVLRSSLRVLFGGWMAMFITFGLTKLIGSSGL from the coding sequence ATGTCATCAAATCAAACATCCCTGAACCAAGCCAAGCTTCCGAACAATGACCTTGAGCAACATGCAACAACTCTGGAGATCGAAGCCGAGGACACCTTTGACTACTCGAAAAGATCTCAGTGGCTCCGCGCTGCCGTGTTGGGAGCCAACGATGGTTTGGTCTCGACAGCATCACTCATGATGGGTATTGGAGCCGTGAAGCAAGACCTGAAGGTCATGATCCTATCAGGGTTTGCAGGGTTGGTGGCAGGAGCATGCAGCATGGCCATAGGGGAGTTTGTGTCTGTGTACTCACAGCTTGACATAGAGGTTGCCCagatgaagagagaaaaagaaaggatgTCTGGTAGTGACAGAGAAGGAGTAGTAGAAGATACCaatgaagaagagaaagagggtTTGCCAAATCCTTTGCAGGCTGCAGCAGCATCAGCTTTAGCTTTTTCTGTTGGTGCAATGGTGCCATTGCTTGCAGCCTCCTTTATAAGGGAATATAAGGTGAGGATTGGGGTGGTTGTGGCTGCCGTGACCGTTGCTTTGGTGGTTTTTGGTTGGTTAGGGGCTGTGTTGGGTAAGGCTCCAGTGTTGAGATCTTCTTTGAGGGTCTTGTTTGGGGGTTGGATGGCCATGTTCATCACTTTTGGTCTAACCAAGTTGATTGGTTCAAGTGGACTCTAG